Proteins encoded in a region of the Kryptolebias marmoratus isolate JLee-2015 linkage group LG14, ASM164957v2, whole genome shotgun sequence genome:
- the LOC108248167 gene encoding cyclin-dependent kinase 2-associated protein 1 isoform X2 codes for MEASQTKSVGNLPSPSAANLATLQSYRPILSEYGPPSLGFSQGSTGSQVPQNKYAELLAIIEELGKEIRPTYAGSKSAMERLKRGIIHARGLVRECLAETERNARS; via the exons TTGGAAACCTCCCGTCCCCCTCAGCAGCTAACCTGGCCACGCTGCAGTCCTACAGGCCCATCCTGAGTGAATATGGACCGCCATCTCTGGGTTTCTcacag GGCTCTACTGGCAGTCAGGTGCCTCAGAACAAATATGCAGAGCTGTTGGCCATCATCGAAGAGCTCGGAAAGGAAATCAGACCCACATATGCAGGAAGCAAGAGTGCAATGGAGAGACTGAAAAGAG gAATAATTCATGCCAGAGGACTCGTGCGTGAATGCTTGGctgagacagaaagaaatgcGAGATCCTAG